The Mycobacterium sp. EPa45 genomic interval AACGCATGCGCGCACGTCCCACGGCCGCGGCTCGCGCGGGCCGAGGGTGGCGACGATGCGGCGCACGATGCGCAGGGCGTCACGGTCGTCGTGGGCCAAATGGTCGGTCACGCCCGAGGTCTTGGAGTGCAGGTCGCCGCCGCCGAGCTCCTCGGCCGTCACCACCTCGCCGGTGGCGGCCTTCACCAGCGGCGGGCCGCCCAGGAAGATGGTGCCCTGGTTGCGGACGATCACCGCCTCGTCGCTCATCGCCGGAACGTACGCGCCGCCGGCGGTGCACGAGCCGAGCACCGCGGCGATCTGCGGGATGCCGGCCGCGCTCATGGTGGCCTGGTTGAAGAAGATCCGTCCGAAGTGGTCGCGGTCGGGAAACACCTCGTCCTGGCGGGGCAGGAACGCGCCGCCGGAGTCGACCAGGTAGATGCAGGGCAGGCGGTTTTGCAGCGCGATCTCCTGCGCCCGCAGATGCTTTTTGACCGTCACCGGATAGTAGGTGCCGCCTTTGACTGTCGCGTCGTTGGCGACGACCATGCACTCCCGCCCGGAGACCCGCCCGATGCCGGTGATGATCCCGGCCGCCGGGCACTCGTCGTCGTACATGCCGTCGGCGGCCAGCGGAGCAATCTCGAGCAGCGCGCTGCCGGGATCCAGCAGCCCGTCCACCCGGTCGCGTGGCAGCAATTTGCCGCGCGCGACATGCCGTTCCCGGGCACGTTCGGGCCCGCCGAGCGCCGCGGTGGCCAGCTTGCCGCGCAACTGCTCGACAAGCTGCAGATGCGCTTCACGGTGGGGCGATGCCATCGTCGATGTCCCGTCGCAAATTGAGTTAATGACGACTAACTGATGTAACGTTAGTGAAGATTAACCGAAACGTCCAGAGCCGTTGCAGGAGGGTCTCCATCGACACGCCCACCCGTCGAAGCAGGCAGAAGTCGGATCGCCGGTCTGCCCTGCTGATGGCCGCGGAACGGTTGATGGCAGAGAAAGGCTTCCAGGCCGTCCGCATCGAGGACATCGGCGCCGCGGCCGGAGTCAGCGGCCCAGCGGTGTACCGGCACTTCCCCAACAAGGAAGCCCTGCTGGTCGAACTTCTGGTCGGCATCAGCACGCGACTTCTGGCCGGGGCCCGCGAGGTCGTCGCCGGCGCGGGTGAGCCGGCCGCGGCGCTGACCGGGCTCATCGAATTCCACCTCGACTTCGCCCTGGGCGAGTCCGACCTGATCCGCATCCAGGATCGCGATCTTGCCCACCTGCCGACCTCGGCGCAGCGTCAGGTCCGGCGAGCGCAGCGCAGCTACGTCGAGGTGTGGGTGGAGGTACTGCGCCAACTGAACCCCGAGATCGCGGAAGCGGACGCCCGGTTGATGGCGCACGCGGTGTTCGGTCTGCTCAACTCGACCCCACACAGCATGAAGCCCCTGGCGGCAAGGGGAGCCGACCAGGGGCGTTCACGCGACGTGCTACGGGCGATGACGGTGGCGGCGTTGTCCTCCGCCGACCATCACACCCGCGGGCGCGTCGGTCAATACCAGTAGCGTCTGCCGCCGACCGGGCGGCCGACTGCGCCGAGCAGCCACAGCACCGCGCCGATCACCAGCAGGATGATTCCGATGGTCCACAGGATCTGGACCTTCAGAACGAACCCCAGGATGAGCAAAATTGCTCCGAGTACGATCATTGTTTCCTCCAGATACTTACTTGCTGAACACTTTTCGCCAATTACTGACTGGGTTGCGGAAGATTGCAGCTCGCAACCTTCGGATTGACCCCGGCGTAATTGAGCGGTCCCGCCACCACTGTCAGGGCGATGGACCCCGCAGTAGCACAGTTGGTTTGACTGTTGGAGAAGTAACCGCGCTGCCAGGTGGCGAAGACTCCGATCAGCAGCCACACGATCACGATCACACCTATGATTCCGCGGCCTCGCATGGTTGGCCTCCTTGAACATCCGCAGGACTTGGCGGACAAGGGTTTACCCGCCCGAAAGTTTTTTAAACATCCGGATTTTCACTGCGCTCGAACGCCATGGCCAGCCAATCTGCGACCGCCCGGGCCAATGCCGCATGGTTTTCCCGCTTGACGATTTCGTGACCGTCGTCAGCAAAGAGCAGATAACGCACGGTACGGCCGCGGGCGCGCAACGCCTCGACCATTTGCTCGGATTCACTGACCGGAACATTGGTGTCGGTTCCGCCGTGTACGAGCAGCAGCGGCGCGGTCAGCTTGTCCACCCGCTGCAGCGGTGAGAGCGCCTCCAGCAGATCCCGATCGGCGATGGGATGTCCGTATTCCGCATAGGAAGCCGCCGCAATCCACGGCTCGGTGTTGCGGTAAAAGGTACCCAGATCACTCATCCCGCAGATGCTGACGCCCGCGACGAACAGATCGGGATGGAAGGCCAGCGCAGCCATCGTCAAATAGCCACCGTAAGACCAACCCGCACAGGCGATCCGATCTGGATTCGCCAGCCCCTGCTCGGCAAGGTAATGCGCGCAGTCGGCGACGTCGTCGATGGCTGCGAACCGCTTGTCCTTGTCATCGGCGTGAACGAATTCCCGCCCCTGCCCACCCGAACCGCGCACATTGGGCGTGAACACCGCGATGCCCTCGTCGAGCAACCCCGGGAAGATCTCGCTGTGCGACGGGCGCGCTTGGCCTTCCGGGCCGCCGTGCAGGTAGATCATCATGCCGGTCTGCTCGACACCGGGCGGGGGGCAATAGAGCCAGCCGGTCAGCGAACGACCGTCGCGGGCAGTCACGAAGTGCAATCGCGGCCGCTCCGAGACCGGACCGACGCTGGGCTTGCGATCGATTCGTTCCCATTCCCGCGACCTCGGGTCGACCAGTTCGACGGTACGCGGCAGGTCGGCTCCCTGCAGTGTCATCGCAACCATCGACCCGCCCGCGCTGATCGATAGTTCACCGGCCACCAGGTTGGACAGCGGGATCGGCTCGCTCAGCGTGTTGTCCATGTACTCGAGGATCTGTAATTCGCTGCAGCCGTTGATGTTCCACAACAGCGCGACGGTCGACAAGTCGTCAGAGACCGCGAACTCGTCGAGGTCGTAGCCTTGCCGCTCGGCGACCACGTGGTAAGCCACCCCGTCCGGGGTGACGGTCACTTCGAGCAGGCGGCTGTTGTCCGACCCGTTGTCGCTGCGAATCAGCGCGCGCACATAGCCGTCGGCGAAGTCGGGCCCATAGGTATAGGCCGGGTGGTACAGCGTGGTGTGCTCGCCGTCGGCACCCGAGCGCAGCCGTCGCGGATGGTGATCGTCGAGGATCACGCCCATATCCGTGGATGAGCCGGGATCCGAGGGCAGCAAAGCGATTTCGGTCGGGCCGGTGAGCATGATCAGCTCTCGGTAGCCGCGCGGGCCGACCCGGATCAGTGCCGAACCGGCCCACGCGTCGACGAGTCGGCCGCCGGAGCGGCGGTCCAACACCGTCACGTTGCCGTCCGCCGGGTCGATCAGGCTCGACTGGCCGACCCCGTCCTCACCGGTGAGGATCGCGCACACCCGGGTGCCGTCCCAGGCGATGAGCTCGGCGGTGCCGGCCATACCGTCGGAGCCCATGCCGTCGATGCGGCGGGCCATCCGGTCGTCGGGGTCGGTGGTGACGACCCAGATCTGGCTTCGGGTGCTGCCCTCGGGGGCGACCTGGCACGCCAGCCAGTGCCCGTCGGCGGAGTGGATGACCCTGGTGACCGCGCCTTCTACCGGAAGTTCGACGTCACGCGACGAGCTTGCCCGCCAGCCCCGAAGGAACCGCTGGACGGCACGCGGGTATCCGCCGTCGTCGACGATATGGGCGAATGCCGTCGCGTCTGGCGACAGCGATGCGCCGTACGTCGCACGCACGTCGGGCTCCACGCGACCTCACTTTCTTTGGTTTCTATTACTGGAGTAACACGTTCCACACTGCTTGCCGGTGGTAAACACGTTGCTGAGCAACAGGCAAGAGCCGGGAGCTGCCACTCGCAGGTAGCCTGCAAGCATGAGGTGGGAATGAACGATCCGCGTCGACCAGAGTGGTCTGACCCGACGCAGTCGGCCGGCAACGGCTATCCGCCGAGCACCGATCCTGCCTACGCCGGTCAGTATTACGGACCCGGCTACGGGACCCCCGGCTACGGTCAGACCGGCGTCCCACCGACGACGCAGCCCACCGAGCAGCTGCCCCCCTACTGGTACCAGGGCGGCGGCCCTCCGGGCAACGAGCCGCCCGAGCCGCCTCCCGGGCCGCCCAAGTCGCCCAAGTGGCTGTGGATCGCCGCGGCCGTCGCGGTCCTGCTGGTGGTCGGACTGGTGATCGCCCTGGTGATCGTGACCAGCTCGGCCCGCGAGTCGACCGTGGTGGCACCGCTCCCACCGCTGTCGTCCGAGACGGCGACCACACCGCGGGCCACCACCGTGGCGCCGTCGACGACGCGGCCCACGCTGCCGACCACCAGCAGCGTGCCGGGTACTGCGGCGCCGCCGCCCACCGAAACCACCAGCCCGACCGGCACTGACACCGTCGTCTACACCGTCTCCGGTGACGGCCGCGCGATCAACATCACCTACGTCGACACCGGCGGCATCATGCAGACCGAGTTCAACGTGATGCTGCCGTGGAGTAAAGAAGTGAGCCTGTCCTCGCCGGCGCGGGCCTCGGCCAGCGTCGCGGTGGTCAACGTGGGCCGCGACGTGACGTGCAGCGTGTCGGTGAACGGCTCGTCGGTGCGCGAGCGCACCGGGCGGGGCCTGACGATCTGCACCGGAGCCGGCTAGACCGTTCGGTGGTTGGGCACCTTCACCAGGAGCATGCCCAGCAGACCGACCGTCAGCACCACACACAAGCCGCCCAGACCGGCGCGGTCGGCGTGGAACGCGTCGACGAACATGAAGAACAGCCACGGCGCGAGGAACGACGCGGCCCGGCCGGTCGTCGTGTAGAGCCCGAAGGCGACGGCCTCCTTGCCGTCGCTGACCATCCGCAACAGAACCGTGCGGGCTGACGTCGTCACCGGCCCGACGCAGAGCGCCAGCAGCAGCCCGCAGATCCAGAACACGATCGGGCCGGACAGCGACAGCAGGGTCAGGCCGACGGCAATCATCAGCGTCAGTGAGGCGACGATCACCGGCTTGCCACCGATCCGGTCGTCGACGGGACCGGCGAGGACCGCGCCCAGGGCGGCCATGCTGCTGGCGATGACTCCGAAGATCAGGACGTTGGCCTGCGAGATTCCGTAGACGCCGACGCCGAGCACCGCGCCGAAGGCGAAGACACCGGCGATGCCGTCGCGGAAGATCGCGCTGACGATCAGGTAGTAGACGAGGTTGCGGTCGCGCCGCCACTCGGCGCGTAGATCGTTCCACAGCTGGCGATAACCGCTGGCCTGCGCGACGGGTGCGGGTTCCAGCTCGATCGGGGCGAGGGTGTGGGCGGTGATCAGCAGCGGCAGCGCGAGGACGACGAACCAGGCAGCGGCCATGAGCATCGCCGCCCGCACGTTCTGACCGTCGTCGATCGGGACTCCGAACAGTCCACGCTCGGGGCCGTTGCCGGCGATGAAGCAGGTGTAGATCACGATCAGCAGTGCGACGCTGCCGAAGTATCCGGCGGCTGCGCCGACGCCGGAGATTCGGCCGGAATTCTGCGGGGTGGTGAGCTGCCGCAGCATCGCGTTGTACGGCACACTGGCCAGGTCGCCGCATGCCGCGGTGAAGGCCAGCAGCACCAGGCCCATCGCGAAGTAGGCCGGTTCGGCCCGGATGAGGCTCATCGCGGCCGTCGACACCACCGCGAGACCGGACAGGATGGTCAGGGCAGCGCGGCGCCGCTGCGGCGCTTGAACCAATACGCCGGTGAGCGGCGCGAGAACCGCGACGGTCAGGCCGGCGATGGCCAGCGCCCGACCCAGCCAGCTGGCCGGCGAAGTACCGCCGGGTAGACCGTGGCCGACCGTGCTGGTGAGGTACACCGCGAAAACGAATGTCGCGACAATGGCGTTCATGCCGGTGGAGCCGCAGTCCCACAATGCCCATGCCACAACTTTCGACCGACCGGCGGTCTGGGCAACCGACGGCGGCCTGCTCATGCGGGCAACCCTATCCACTCCCCGAGTCGCTGGCGCTCCTGCCCGCCGGAACTCACTCCCCCTACGATTGCCGCATGCCAGTTCCCGCACCCTCCCCCGACAGCCGAGCCGTCGTCACCGGTGCCTCCCAGGGCATCGGTGAGGCGCTGGCCACCGAACTCGCCGCCCGTGGCCACCACCTGCTCATCACCGCACGCCGCGGCGACGTGCTGGCCGGGCTGGCCGCGCGCCTGACCGAGCGCTACCGCGTCAACGTCGAGGTGCGCGCGGTGGATCTCGCCGACCCGGACGCCCGGATGGCGTTCGCCGACGAGCTCGCCGGGCGCGAGATCTCGATCCTGTGCGCCAATGCGGGGACGGCCACGTTCGGACCGGTGTCGAAGCTGGACCCGGCGGCCGAGCGCGCGCAGGTTCAGCTCAACGTGCTCGGTGTGCACGATCTCGTACTGGCGGTCCTGCCGCGGATGGTCGCCCGCAGGGCCGGCGGCATCCTGATCTCGGGCTCGGCCGCCGGCAACTCGCCTATCCCGAACAACGCCACCTATGCCGCGACCAAGGCATTCGTCAACACGTTCAGCGAGTCACTGCGCGGCGAACTGAAAAGCTCCGGCGTGCACGTGACGGTGTTGGCGCCCGGCCCGGTGCGCACCGAGTTGCCCGATGAGGCGGAGCAGTCACTGGTGGAGCGACTGATCCCCGACTTCCTGTGGATCAACACCGAGTACACGGCGCGGATCTCGCTGGATGGGTTGGAGCACAACAAGATGCGGGTGGTACCAGGGCTGACGTCGAAGGCGATGTCGGTCGCGTCGGGGTACGCACCGCGCTCGATCGTCACGCCGATCGTCGGGGCGGTCTACAAGAAGCTGGGTGGCGACTAGCGCCTGCGGCGGCGACCCGTCCCGAAGATGCTGCGGGTGATCTCGCGGCCGATCACCGTGCCGGCCGAGCGCATCGCACTCTTGAACGCCGGGCTGTTCATCACCTGATCCAGCACACCCGGCTCGGCCCTGTCCGGTGGCGGCATCGGCGGCAGGTCGATCCCGGTGGGCAGCAGCGGTGGCAGATCGACGGGCTCGGATTCCTTCTCCGGCGGCGGCGCGAGTTTCGCCGCGAGCATCTCGTAGGCAGACTGGCGGTCGACGGTTTGGCCGTACTTGCCGAACAGCGAACTGGATTGCGCCGCAGCCTTGATGGCGTCGGGCCCGATGGTGTCCATCAGTGACTGCGGAGGGCGCAGCCTGGTCCACGCCACCGGCGTCGGCGCCCCACGTTCGGAGAGCACCGTGACAATGGCCTCGCCGATGCCCAGCGATGTCAAATCCGTTTCCAGATCGTAGAACTGAGTCTTGGGATAGGTGCGTACCGTCTTCGACAGCGCCTTCTGATCGTCAGGAGTGAAGGCCCGCAGCGCGTGCTGGATGCGCGCACCCAGTTGCGAGAGAACATCATTGGGCACATCGGTGGGCAACTGGGTGCAGAAGAAGACGCCGACGCCCTTGGAGCGGATCAGCTTGACCGTCTGCTCGACCTGCTGCAGGAATGCCTTGGAGGCATCGTTGAAGAGCAGGTGGGCCTCGTCGAAGAAGAACACGAGTTTGGGCTTGTCGACGTCACCGACCTCCGGCAGGTAGGTGAACAGGTCGGCCAGCACCCACATCAGGAACGTCGAGAACATCACCGGCCGGGCCGCCTGGTCGCCGAGCTCGAGCAGCGTGATCACGCCGCGGCCCTGCGCGTCGACACGCAGCAGGTCGGCAGGGTCGATCTCCGGCTCGCCGAAAAAGGTGTCACCCCCCTCGGCTTCGAGGTTGACCAGGGCGCGCAGGATGACACCCGCAGTCTGGGCAGACACCCCGCCAATGGTCTTCAGCGTCTCTTTGCCCTCGTCACTGGTCAGATAAGTGATGACCGAGCGCAGGTCCTTGAGATCCAGTAGTGGAAGTCCCTGCTGGTCGGCCCAGTGGAAGATCAGCCCGAGTGTCGACTCCTGAGTAGCGTTGAGCCCCAACACCTTTGACAAAAGAATCGGGCCGAATGCAGAGATGGTTGCGCGCACCGGGACGCCGATGCCACCGGTGCCCAGCGAGAGGAACTCGACGGGGAAAGGGGCGCCGGTCCAGCCGTCGTCGCCGGTGTCCTTGGCGCGCTGCAGGGTTCGATCGCTGGACTCACCCGGTCGCGCCAATCCGGAGAGGTCGCCTTTGACGTCGGCCATCATCACCGGCACGCCGGCGCCAGACAGCTGCTCGGCGAGCACCTGCAGCGTCTTGGTCTTGCCGGTGCCGGTCGCACCCGCGACGAGTCCGTGCCGGTTCATCATGGCCAGCGGGATGCGGACCTGTGCTGCCGGATCGGCCGCGCCACCGATGACCACCGAGCCGAGGTCGAGGGTCGCCCCGGCGGTCGCGTACCCGGCGGCGATCTGCTGGGCAGGGGTCGCTGTCGATTCGCTGGTCATCGGCCGCCTCCGTCGTCGCTCGGGTGATGGCCATACGACACTACTTGCCGCCGGGGGCTTAGGGTTGAGCGCTGTGCGTGAAGAATTGGTGTGGATCGACTGCGAGATGACCGGGCTCGACCTGCGGACCGACAAGCTCATCGAGATCGCCGCCCTGGTGACCGATGCCGAGCTGAACGTCCTCGGTGAGGGCATCGACGTTGTGATTCACGCCGACGACGAGGCGCTCGACGGCATGATCGAGGTGGTTGCCCAGATGCACAGCCGGTCCGGACTCACCGAGGAGGTCCGCGCGTCGGTCATCGACGTGCCGGCCGCCGAGGAAATCGTCATGGACTACATCCGCTCCCACGTGACGCAGGCCAAGACCGCGCCCCTGGCCGGCAATTCGATCGCCACGGACCGCGGCTTCATCGCCCGGGACATGCCGACGCTGGACAACTACCTGCACTACCGCATGATCGACGTCAGCTCGATCAAGGAGCTGTGCCGGCGCTGGTATCCGCGGATCTACTACGGGCAGCCGGAAAAGGGCCTCGCCCACCGCGCACTGGCCGACATTCGGGAATCGATCCGCGAGCTGAAGTACTACCGTCGCACCGCGTTCGTGCCTCAGCCGGGGCCGTCTACCAGCGAAATCGCTGCCGCCGCGGGCGAGATCGACGGGCCGGACGAAACAGATTCGGCTGTAGTGCCCGACAACAGCTAGTATCGACGACGCTGCTTCCGCCTTCGGACGGTCCGCGGCGATGGTGGCTGTAGTTCAGTTGGTAGAGCACCAGGTTGTGATCCTGGCTGTCGCGGGTTCGAGTCCCGTCAGCCACCCCTACCAGTCAGGGAGCCATTTCGGCTCCCTGACTTTTTTGTGCACGGTTGCTCTGACGCCGCTGCAGCGGCCAGCCCGGACCGCGGCGGCCGGCAAAACATTGAGCTATCCCGCCCACGGCCCTCCGCTATCTCATCGCCGCTGTGTTACGTCTGAGCCGTGTCGCGGTGGTGACACCGGCGTAACGAGGAGTTGTAGTGTGGCGGCGGGGGGGTTACATCAACTCTTCGCCGTGTCGTGAGACACGCGGTGGAGGGAACGGCACGCTTCGTTCACCGATTTCCGACCGTGGGGGGCACAGACACATGACAACTGGCGAGCCGAAAACGCGCTCTGGGGCCATCACACTGGCGGACGTGAAGCGGATGCGTCGAGGGCTCTTGATGCACCACTGGCTGCGCGGCCGCCGTCTGGTAGAGGGATCGTCTTCCGCAGATGAGTTGTTGTACCTCGCGAACCTGGTGTCGCGCACCGACGCTCGCGTGATCGGCGAGATCGGCTTCAATGCCGGATTCTCGACCTACGCCTTCCTCAGCGCCGCCCCGGACACGCGCGTGGTTTCCTTCGACCTCGGCGAGCACGGATACACGCGGACGGCGAAGAAGCTGATCGACAAGACATTCCCGGGCAGGCACACGCTGGTCCTCGGGGACTCGACCAAGACAGTCCCCGACTACAAGGCCCAGAACTCCGACATGCGTTTCGACATCGCCTTCATCGACGGCGGTCACGAGTACGAGGTGGCCAAGGCCGACATCGCCAATATGCGTGAGTTCTGCACCGATAAAACGGCCGTGGTCATGGACGATTTGACGCCGTGGCTCGAATGGGGTGAAGGTCCCATGCGGGCCTGGTCCGAAGCCATCGCCGCGGGAGTCGTCCGCCAAGAAGAAATGTTCAAAGACGGTGAACGGGTCGATGTGATGGAGCCGCCCGGCAAGAGAAGCTGGGCTTTGGGCCGCTACATCCCGCACCACTGAGAGCGCCACCGCGGTCCGGGCCCGGCAGCTCCACGCCGGTCGCGGCCAGGGCTGGTTACCTGACTTTGTTCCGCCCGCGGGATCATGGCAAACATTGATGATTCAAAAACCTGCCCGCTGGGTATACCGCCCAACAATGTCCGGCGTCTCGGGGGACGCATCTTCGCGAAGGGACCCGAGAGATGAGTGTTGACGGA includes:
- a CDS encoding carboxyl transferase domain-containing protein, which gives rise to MASPHREAHLQLVEQLRGKLATAALGGPERARERHVARGKLLPRDRVDGLLDPGSALLEIAPLAADGMYDDECPAAGIITGIGRVSGRECMVVANDATVKGGTYYPVTVKKHLRAQEIALQNRLPCIYLVDSGGAFLPRQDEVFPDRDHFGRIFFNQATMSAAGIPQIAAVLGSCTAGGAYVPAMSDEAVIVRNQGTIFLGGPPLVKAATGEVVTAEELGGGDLHSKTSGVTDHLAHDDRDALRIVRRIVATLGPREPRPWDVRACVEPIADQQELYDVVPVDARVPYDVHEVITRIVDGGEFSEFKAEYGTTLVTGFAHIHGHPVGIVANNGVLFGESALKGAHFIELCDKRMVPLLFLQNITGFMVGRDYEAGGIAKHGAKMVTAVACARVPKLTVVIGGSYGAGNYSMCGRAYSPRFLWMWPNARISVMGGEQAASVLATVRGEMTPEEEDAFKAPIRAQYEHQGNPYYSTARLWDDGVIDPADTRTVLGLALSVTANAPVEAVSYGVFRM
- the cmrA gene encoding mycolate reductase (Catalyzes the final step in mycolic acid biosynthesis.); the protein is MPVPAPSPDSRAVVTGASQGIGEALATELAARGHHLLITARRGDVLAGLAARLTERYRVNVEVRAVDLADPDARMAFADELAGREISILCANAGTATFGPVSKLDPAAERAQVQLNVLGVHDLVLAVLPRMVARRAGGILISGSAAGNSPIPNNATYAATKAFVNTFSESLRGELKSSGVHVTVLAPGPVRTELPDEAEQSLVERLIPDFLWINTEYTARISLDGLEHNKMRVVPGLTSKAMSVASGYAPRSIVTPIVGAVYKKLGGD
- the orn gene encoding oligoribonuclease → MREELVWIDCEMTGLDLRTDKLIEIAALVTDAELNVLGEGIDVVIHADDEALDGMIEVVAQMHSRSGLTEEVRASVIDVPAAEEIVMDYIRSHVTQAKTAPLAGNSIATDRGFIARDMPTLDNYLHYRMIDVSSIKELCRRWYPRIYYGQPEKGLAHRALADIRESIRELKYYRRTAFVPQPGPSTSEIAAAAGEIDGPDETDSAVVPDNS
- a CDS encoding class I SAM-dependent methyltransferase, which encodes MRRGLLMHHWLRGRRLVEGSSSADELLYLANLVSRTDARVIGEIGFNAGFSTYAFLSAAPDTRVVSFDLGEHGYTRTAKKLIDKTFPGRHTLVLGDSTKTVPDYKAQNSDMRFDIAFIDGGHEYEVAKADIANMREFCTDKTAVVMDDLTPWLEWGEGPMRAWSEAIAAGVVRQEEMFKDGERVDVMEPPGKRSWALGRYIPHH
- a CDS encoding S9 family peptidase; the protein is MEPDVRATYGASLSPDATAFAHIVDDGGYPRAVQRFLRGWRASSSRDVELPVEGAVTRVIHSADGHWLACQVAPEGSTRSQIWVVTTDPDDRMARRIDGMGSDGMAGTAELIAWDGTRVCAILTGEDGVGQSSLIDPADGNVTVLDRRSGGRLVDAWAGSALIRVGPRGYRELIMLTGPTEIALLPSDPGSSTDMGVILDDHHPRRLRSGADGEHTTLYHPAYTYGPDFADGYVRALIRSDNGSDNSRLLEVTVTPDGVAYHVVAERQGYDLDEFAVSDDLSTVALLWNINGCSELQILEYMDNTLSEPIPLSNLVAGELSISAGGSMVAMTLQGADLPRTVELVDPRSREWERIDRKPSVGPVSERPRLHFVTARDGRSLTGWLYCPPPGVEQTGMMIYLHGGPEGQARPSHSEIFPGLLDEGIAVFTPNVRGSGGQGREFVHADDKDKRFAAIDDVADCAHYLAEQGLANPDRIACAGWSYGGYLTMAALAFHPDLFVAGVSICGMSDLGTFYRNTEPWIAAASYAEYGHPIADRDLLEALSPLQRVDKLTAPLLLVHGGTDTNVPVSESEQMVEALRARGRTVRYLLFADDGHEIVKRENHAALARAVADWLAMAFERSENPDV
- a CDS encoding MmpS family transport accessory protein; translation: MNDPRRPEWSDPTQSAGNGYPPSTDPAYAGQYYGPGYGTPGYGQTGVPPTTQPTEQLPPYWYQGGGPPGNEPPEPPPGPPKSPKWLWIAAAVAVLLVVGLVIALVIVTSSARESTVVAPLPPLSSETATTPRATTVAPSTTRPTLPTTSSVPGTAAPPPTETTSPTGTDTVVYTVSGDGRAINITYVDTGGIMQTEFNVMLPWSKEVSLSSPARASASVAVVNVGRDVTCSVSVNGSSVRERTGRGLTICTGAG
- a CDS encoding helicase HerA-like domain-containing protein, which produces MTSESTATPAQQIAAGYATAGATLDLGSVVIGGAADPAAQVRIPLAMMNRHGLVAGATGTGKTKTLQVLAEQLSGAGVPVMMADVKGDLSGLARPGESSDRTLQRAKDTGDDGWTGAPFPVEFLSLGTGGIGVPVRATISAFGPILLSKVLGLNATQESTLGLIFHWADQQGLPLLDLKDLRSVITYLTSDEGKETLKTIGGVSAQTAGVILRALVNLEAEGGDTFFGEPEIDPADLLRVDAQGRGVITLLELGDQAARPVMFSTFLMWVLADLFTYLPEVGDVDKPKLVFFFDEAHLLFNDASKAFLQQVEQTVKLIRSKGVGVFFCTQLPTDVPNDVLSQLGARIQHALRAFTPDDQKALSKTVRTYPKTQFYDLETDLTSLGIGEAIVTVLSERGAPTPVAWTRLRPPQSLMDTIGPDAIKAAAQSSSLFGKYGQTVDRQSAYEMLAAKLAPPPEKESEPVDLPPLLPTGIDLPPMPPPDRAEPGVLDQVMNSPAFKSAMRSAGTVIGREITRSIFGTGRRRRR
- a CDS encoding TetR/AcrR family transcriptional regulator, coding for MDTPTRRSRQKSDRRSALLMAAERLMAEKGFQAVRIEDIGAAAGVSGPAVYRHFPNKEALLVELLVGISTRLLAGAREVVAGAGEPAAALTGLIEFHLDFALGESDLIRIQDRDLAHLPTSAQRQVRRAQRSYVEVWVEVLRQLNPEIAEADARLMAHAVFGLLNSTPHSMKPLAARGADQGRSRDVLRAMTVAALSSADHHTRGRVGQYQ
- a CDS encoding MFS transporter is translated as MSRPPSVAQTAGRSKVVAWALWDCGSTGMNAIVATFVFAVYLTSTVGHGLPGGTSPASWLGRALAIAGLTVAVLAPLTGVLVQAPQRRRAALTILSGLAVVSTAAMSLIRAEPAYFAMGLVLLAFTAACGDLASVPYNAMLRQLTTPQNSGRISGVGAAAGYFGSVALLIVIYTCFIAGNGPERGLFGVPIDDGQNVRAAMLMAAAWFVVLALPLLITAHTLAPIELEPAPVAQASGYRQLWNDLRAEWRRDRNLVYYLIVSAIFRDGIAGVFAFGAVLGVGVYGISQANVLIFGVIASSMAALGAVLAGPVDDRIGGKPVIVASLTLMIAVGLTLLSLSGPIVFWICGLLLALCVGPVTTSARTVLLRMVSDGKEAVAFGLYTTTGRAASFLAPWLFFMFVDAFHADRAGLGGLCVVLTVGLLGMLLVKVPNHRTV
- a CDS encoding DUF6131 family protein, translated to MIVLGAILLILGFVLKVQILWTIGIILLVIGAVLWLLGAVGRPVGGRRYWY